The genomic segment tgatttagaatccAAAACCTCATGGAGTTCTACCTTCTTAAAATCTGGGACCTTTAATGTTTTAGAATCAGTTTTTGGTTGccaaatgagagaaaatgtgttaaGTTATgatttgaactgaaaatatttatgaagTCTGTAATTAGTAAGAAAATGACTGAAGCTCTTAGCACATTCTCAGCAGAACCTGATGACTTCAGTTTCAGCTCCAGCCTTCAAACACTCATTCAAGTTCCTGCAGGCTTTTATTCTCTTAAGGGCTGCATCCCAGTTTGCATCACGgtatctgtttttttgttgggaTGTGAAGAGGGTCCCCATCCGgctaaacacaaacatgtctgCTTTCCTGTTTTATCTGTAATGCCTTTCCGTTTCTTGTCAGAgggtttttagatttttttccttcaaaataaagtgattAGCATGAAACTGAAAAGCCATCAAGCTCTCCGCTCCACTTCCTTCAGCCGTATGCACTTTAGATTTCCTGCAGCCATATCATTTCCTACTTTACCtcagtttttattgaatatttGTATATTAAGTATAATTCAGCATTtccttttgttgcatttatgttCACTTGTATTCTTTGCTCTCAGCAACGCAATAAACGAAGACAATATCTGGATGATCAGGTGTTTGAAGATTCACTCAAACATCCTAAACCCGTCGGCATTCATGTATTTAGTTCATTTGGTGATGCCGATGAGCTGACACCCATCAGGTTCAGGCTTGaagaagcacacagacagacgttTGAACTGTGGTGTTTTATTGAAACAAAGGGAAGGTGGGAGTTTACTTCTTCTTGGACACACCCACAGTGCGACCACGACGGCCAGTGGTCTTGGTGTGCTGACCGCGCACACGCAgactgcagaagaagaggacAAAGAAGTGAGAACATTCAGATACTCCAGATGTGAATTTTGGAATTTTAGAATCTGATCAGCAACTCAAAAATATCttcataaaaacatgtaaacctgaagatgaacattttaaatctgaaacAGCAGCTAAAGTAAACAAATCTATTAAATTAATACATGTTGGATATAAGATTTTTTTAACATCAGAAATGCTACGTTTTTAGTTCTGACTTTGaacaaacttgtgtttttagtttcagAGGTGTCTGAAGTCTCATGCAGATCACAGATGAGATGTTTCTTCTGCACAACAGACCATGATGAGAAATCCAACAGAGATAAACTGGATCTGATCTCTTACCCCCAGAAGTGCCTGAGACCTCGGTGGGCCCTGATCTTCTTCAGCCTCTCCAGATCTTCTCTCAGCTTGTTGTCCAGACCGTTGGCAAGAACCTTGAATGAGACACAACCACTATCAACCCATTGTTGGTCCAACAATGCAAACAAAGTGGAGCTGAACAAGCCAGGGACACAACAATGTGTTCTATAAGTTTAACTGATGTGGTGACACTTCAGTCTGTCTCAGATTCTGATCCATGTGGACCCAGTCCCACACCCACCTGGCTGTATTTGCCGTCCTTGACATCCTTCTGCCTGTTGAGGAACCAGTCTGGGATTTTGTACTGGCGAGGATTCTGCATGATGGTTACCACCCTCTCAACCTGAGCAACAAGCAGGAGACAAAATGTAATGGAATTACAACGCAAACAGGACGCACAGTGGATATCACCATTCCCAGAGGAACAACCACTGTCTCTGCAGACAactgttgtctgaagtttgtCTGAGCTGATGCATCTATGAAAACTAGTCACATGACATACAGTCACTTCCCCtcaaacatttatgtttttaattttagaggTAAGATTTGCAACAAATGCAGGCTGTTGTTCCTCAAACCTGACAATAAGTTGTGTATTTATCCCTCAAACAAGGTGGACACAGAACCAACATTTTAACAGCTGCATGCACAAATCAATATTTCTGAAGGTGTTaacatgtttttgtgctgtTCCTTCATCTTTACAGTGACGCTGCAACCAAACGATACAAAGGCCAACTGTCATGTTGAGAAAGCAAAGAGCTCTCCCAAGATCAGTTCTGAAGTCCAGACCCACAGTGGACAGGTAAAATGAGAGTCTGCACTCTtgtcctcacctcctcctcagtcAGCTCTCCGGCCCTCTTGTTGAGGTCGATGTCGGCTTTCCTCAGGACGACATGAGCATAACGTCTGCCAACACCCTGAGACAAGACAGACATTAGTGTGACTGGACACAGTAATGACCACATGACTGGGAAGTCCCACACACAGCTTAGAAAACACAAGACACTTGATACATGCTGAGAGCCTGCAGCTGACTTAATGAGTTGTGTATTTCAGACATGCTCACCTTGATGGCAGTGATGGCAAAGGCAATCTTCCTCCTACCATCGATGTTCGTGTTGAGAACACGAAGAATGTGCTGGAACTTCTCAGGGATGACCAGAGACTGAGGAAACAGAGCACATGGATCAGATGGAATGCAACCTTGGCCTCTGTCAGGCACATTTCCCCCTCTAAAACATACATGATGTTTTCAGACTGGTCGATGTCTAAGGTTAAGTTACCAACAGACCAAATCATCTCAAAGATCTCGGGACAACTTCTGACTGTTCCTCCTCCACGTGATATCAAGGCTCTTAACTGATCCAGAGACAGTTTGTGTCAACCAGCCGCTGCTACAGAAGCTAAAGAACGACCAGCACACCCCGAAGAGCCGTCTGCGTTTGTGCATGCAGTCAGTCATGAGTGATGATCAGATCGGTGCTTAGTTCAGGACTGATACTACAAATTAAATGAGCATCTGCCGCCCACACTTTTGGCTCCAGTTACAACTTCATCTGCACCTTTACCTCAATTAAAGCTACACAGCAGACCACAGCGGCCCTGATCTCAAACTCACCCGGTTTAACGTTCCCTTCATCAGCCAAACATGCCGCAACCGTCCCACTGAGTTAGCTAATGCTAGTTAGCTTCCCTGGCTAACCCCCTTTAATAACAGTTACAGATTTAAACACATCGCCGGCAGCTGAAGGAGCTCCGTCCAGTGACGGCTCCGGTTTGTCCCGGGACAGATCGGAGAGTCTGAGTCTGGAGCCCCGGAATTAAAACAGAGATATAACAGAAACTTTAGCTATCGGTCGGCCCGCCGACACCAAACTGCATGAATGCGTCCATCCCGCCACTAACACACCAACAATTCATCGCCCATCTGCGCGGACATAACATTAAACATTCACCACGGCTCCGAAACCGACAAAAAGCGTCAGATTGGAGGAGGATGCCGGCGGATTTCTAAACGACACCGGGTAGACAGAAAACGTCCTCACCATCTTGGAAGTCGGTTCCGTGCGAAGAGGAAGTTGCGTCAATCTCGCGAGCGTTTGACCCACCGCAGGAACGGAAGTCAGTCCTTCGCCTTTAAATTGTCCGGCTGGTGCGTTTGTCGGAAAAAAACGAATACATTTAAAAGtgcattaaaaatgcaaaagggCCGAATAAATAGGAATTTTTTTCGAATTTGTGTGTTTACGGAATTTGTTTTGTACTGACATCATTTTCGTTTGACCGTGACGTCAGTGTCAGGGGACGGCCGTTTGTAGTTTTTTTAGCCGTTAGCTTAATTTTGCCGCAATGGCGGAGGGAAACGCTGTAGCTGTCGGAGCCGGACTTGATGTAAACACGGCTGGAAACCCGACAGAAATCGCCATGGCTTATTTACAAGAAGATGTAAGTGTTATCTGTGATGTTTTGGAAACCTGTTGCGGGCTTGAAAAACTACAGCAGCCAGAGTTTAATGCGCCGTTTGAGCTCAGAGTCCCGgtttcagtgtttcagctgAAAGTCGGAAGAACAGCGTGATtattctgcagcagctgccgtaaattaaagcaaaaagaattttaattaaattaaaactcgATGTCTGTTAACGAGGTGTGAAGATTTTGTCAGCTAATGTAGCTGTTAGCATCCTGTCACAACAGCGAATAGCTTCCTGACTGACTCAAGATGAACAAAGCCAGAGATGATCATCAGTGAACACTATAATTCATAATTACACAGCAATTGATCAATTTAAATATGTGTTacattgtttatatatataattgctagaactgattttttttatttagaagaTTGGTCATTGTTGTTTCAAgccttctttttgtgttttcttcagaaGCCTGATGGAGACATGACTAACCTGAACCTGGGAGAACTGGACCTCACCACAGATGAATTCATCTTGGATGAAGTGGATAGTAAGGCCCTTTTGGTCATTAATATGGCTTATCCTGTGAGACACAAGCAAACAGCACAGTTGTATCTATAGCTTCTGGAGAGAACGTGGTTCATTTGCTGTGTAGATAATGAAAGAGGAGCAGCTCCTTGTATTTTTACATCCAGATGCTTTGAAAACTCTTTCATGAAGAAAGCATTTGCATAAAAACCTGTTCTATCAAGTGTTTGAGGTCAATTTGTTCACTGCAGTTCACATTCAGGCCAATCTGGAAGACGACTTGGTGAAGGAGGCGCTCAGAACGGTGAGAATCCACCCTGATGTTTGTAAAACAGAAATGGACAGCAGGACTGAGAAGTATGTCCTTGCACAGTACCTGACACAGTGTCCCTTCTATATATACTGTGTATAGGCATTGAGTTAATAATTGAGAATGTggtgcagttgttgttgttgttattattattgttattattattattattattattatt from the Echeneis naucrates chromosome 11, fEcheNa1.1, whole genome shotgun sequence genome contains:
- the rps18 gene encoding small ribosomal subunit protein uS13, which translates into the protein MSLVIPEKFQHILRVLNTNIDGRRKIAFAITAIKGVGRRYAHVVLRKADIDLNKRAGELTEEEVERVVTIMQNPRQYKIPDWFLNRQKDVKDGKYSQVLANGLDNKLREDLERLKKIRAHRGLRHFWGLRVRGQHTKTTGRRGRTVGVSKKK